The window CCGAGCGGCCCGGGCGGATGGGTATCGTCGGCACCGGTGCACGGCCGCACCGACGAGCAGGGTGGAGCGGATGCACGCGATCGAGGAGACCTGGCTGCCACAGCCCGACCTTGCGGCGGTGGACATCGGCACCGTGCTCCAGGCACTGGCCGATCCGGTGCGCCTGCAGATCCTCCGGGCGCTCGACGCCTCCGCCGAGGAGTCGTGCACGTCGCTGGACCTGCCCGTCAAGCGCTCGACCGTCTCGCACCACCTGCGCACCCTGCGCGAGGCCGGTGTCGTGGCGACCAGGCTGGTCGGCAACAGTCGGCTCAGCCGGCTGCGCCGGGACGACCTCGAAGCCCGTTTCCCCGGACTCCTGACCTC of the Kitasatospora sp. NBC_01246 genome contains:
- a CDS encoding ArsR/SmtB family transcription factor, which encodes MHAIEETWLPQPDLAAVDIGTVLQALADPVRLQILRALDASAEESCTSLDLPVKRSTVSHHLRTLREAGVVATRLVGNSRLSRLRRDDLEARFPGLLTSILTAAPATAPPAVPTG